One stretch of uncultured Cohaesibacter sp. DNA includes these proteins:
- the livM gene encoding high-affinity branched-chain amino acid ABC transporter permease LivM translates to MQFLNDTRVGSALKDAGLAALVTLGLTWILVGLRTRTDTGGLIIDGEWTLVASMVVVVGIGRFLISLLVWRGQNPVADAAKSVLPSSDTMSKVGTFIGPALLALAVTLPMWGDRYMIDLGILVLTYVMLGWGLNIVVGLAGLLDLGYVAFYAVGAYSYALFAHYFDLSFWVCLPLAGILAAFWGIILGFPVLRLRGDYLAIVTLAFGEIIRVVLLNWYEFTGGPDGISQIPRPSFFGLEFKRKDGFADFFGLDYSSLHRVIFLFYLILILALITNFVTMRLRKLPIGRAWEALREDEIACRSLGINTTNTKLTAFSLGAMFGGFAGAFFATRQGFISPESFTFMESAIILAIVVLGGLGSQIGVVVASIVMIGGFELFRDLEELRMLVFGLLMVVIMVWKPRGLVSSRQPSVYLKEKKAVSGDLVAEGEG, encoded by the coding sequence ATGCAGTTTCTCAATGACACCCGCGTCGGCTCCGCTCTCAAGGATGCGGGCCTAGCGGCACTGGTTACGCTCGGATTGACCTGGATTCTGGTCGGTCTGAGAACAAGAACCGACACCGGCGGTCTGATCATCGACGGAGAATGGACGCTGGTCGCTTCCATGGTCGTCGTCGTCGGCATCGGCCGATTCCTCATCAGTCTGCTTGTCTGGCGCGGTCAAAATCCGGTCGCAGATGCAGCCAAATCGGTCCTGCCCTCCTCCGACACCATGTCGAAGGTCGGCACCTTCATCGGCCCGGCTCTTCTGGCCCTTGCCGTGACCCTGCCGATGTGGGGCGATCGCTACATGATCGACCTTGGCATTCTGGTTCTCACCTATGTCATGCTCGGCTGGGGCCTCAATATCGTGGTCGGCCTTGCCGGTCTTCTCGATCTTGGCTATGTGGCCTTCTATGCGGTGGGTGCTTATTCCTACGCGCTGTTCGCCCATTATTTTGATCTGTCCTTCTGGGTCTGCCTGCCGCTTGCCGGTATTCTGGCCGCCTTCTGGGGCATCATTCTGGGCTTCCCGGTCCTGCGACTGCGCGGCGATTATCTCGCCATCGTGACCCTCGCGTTCGGGGAAATCATCCGCGTTGTCCTGCTCAACTGGTATGAGTTCACCGGAGGTCCGGACGGTATCTCCCAGATCCCGCGCCCGTCCTTCTTCGGTCTTGAATTCAAGCGCAAGGATGGCTTTGCCGATTTCTTCGGCCTCGACTATTCCTCGCTGCACAGGGTGATCTTCCTGTTCTACCTCATCCTGATTCTGGCGCTGATCACCAACTTCGTGACCATGCGTCTGCGCAAGCTGCCGATTGGTCGCGCATGGGAAGCCCTGCGTGAAGACGAAATCGCCTGCCGCTCCCTCGGCATCAACACCACCAACACCAAACTGACGGCCTTCTCGCTAGGCGCCATGTTTGGCGGGTTTGCCGGAGCCTTCTTCGCCACCCGTCAGGGCTTCATCTCTCCGGAGAGTTTCACCTTCATGGAATCGGCGATCATTCTGGCGATCGTGGTTCTCGGGGGTCTTGGCAGCCAGATTGGCGTGGTCGTCGCCTCCATCGTGATGATCGGCGGCTTCGAGCTCTTCCGCGATCTCGAAGAGCTGCGCATGCTCGTCTTCGGTCTCCTCATGGTCGTGATCATGGTTTGGAAACCGCGTGGGCTGGTCTCTAGCCGTCAGCCATCGGTCTACCTCAAAGAGAAAAAAGCCGTATCGGGCGATCTGGTTGCGGAGGGCGAAGGATGA
- a CDS encoding branched-chain amino acid ABC transporter permease LivH (LivHMGF is the membrane component of the LIV-I/LS branched-chain amino acid transporter), with the protein MEYFIQQLINGITLGSIYGLIAIGYTMVYGIIGMINFAHGDIFMVGAFIALIALLAVTAMGVTFLPIALLIVLIISMLMTSVWGWAVERLAYRPLRGSFRLAPLITAIGMSIVLQNFVQVVQGARVKPLPPQVTGGFTLMESASGFAVQLSYMQILIIVTTVLLMVGFTMLINKTSLGRAQRSCEQDQKMAALLGVNVDRTISLTFVMGAALASVAGIMFLLYYGVIDFYIGFLAGVKAFTAAVLGGIGSLPGAMLGGLLIGLIETFWSGYFSVEYKDVAAFSILAIVLIFLPSGLLGKPEVEKV; encoded by the coding sequence ATGGAATATTTTATACAACAGTTGATCAATGGCATCACACTGGGGTCCATCTACGGCCTCATCGCCATTGGTTACACCATGGTGTATGGCATCATCGGCATGATCAACTTTGCCCACGGTGACATCTTCATGGTCGGCGCGTTCATCGCGCTGATTGCGCTTCTGGCTGTCACGGCCATGGGCGTCACTTTTCTCCCTATTGCTCTGTTGATCGTCCTCATCATCTCGATGCTGATGACATCGGTCTGGGGCTGGGCCGTAGAGCGACTGGCATATCGCCCCTTGCGCGGCTCCTTCCGCCTGGCTCCGTTGATCACTGCCATCGGCATGTCGATCGTACTGCAGAACTTCGTTCAGGTTGTTCAGGGCGCACGCGTCAAGCCCCTTCCGCCGCAGGTAACCGGTGGCTTCACTCTCATGGAGAGCGCAAGTGGCTTCGCTGTTCAGCTGTCCTACATGCAGATCCTGATCATCGTGACCACCGTCCTGCTCATGGTCGGCTTTACCATGCTGATCAACAAGACCTCGCTTGGTCGCGCCCAGCGCTCCTGCGAGCAGGATCAGAAAATGGCAGCCCTGCTTGGTGTCAACGTTGACCGCACCATTTCGCTGACCTTCGTCATGGGCGCAGCCCTTGCATCGGTCGCGGGCATCATGTTCCTGCTCTATTATGGCGTGATCGACTTCTACATCGGCTTCCTTGCCGGGGTGAAGGCCTTCACCGCTGCAGTCCTTGGCGGTATCGGCTCCTTGCCCGGCGCCATGCTCGGTGGTCTGCTGATCGGTCTCATCGAGACCTTCTGGTCCGGTTACTTCTCTGTCGAATACAAGGACGTGGCAGCCTTCTCGATCCTCGCGATCGTGCTGATCTTCCTGCCGTCCGGCCTGCTCGGCAAGCCTGAAGTGGAGAAAGTGTAA
- the radC gene encoding DNA repair protein RadC, with protein sequence MGGLKDAAGTPHYMGHRDRLRQKFRDAGPDALHDYELLELILFRAIPRRDTKPIAKALLARFGSFAEVLAAPEKLLMETPGIGQSVATELKLVRAAAAKFTSDQVKDRPVLSSWNAVLDHCRTTMAYNDIEQFRIIFLDKKNKLIADEVQQTGTVDHTPVYIREVVKRALELSATAIIMVHNHPSGDPTPSRADIDMTKQVADAAEPLGVLLHDHIIVARSGHVSFRSLGLI encoded by the coding sequence ATGGGTGGTTTGAAGGATGCAGCAGGCACGCCCCATTACATGGGCCACCGGGATCGGCTTCGCCAGAAATTCCGCGATGCCGGGCCCGACGCGCTGCATGATTATGAACTGCTAGAACTGATCCTGTTCCGCGCCATCCCCAGACGCGACACCAAACCCATCGCCAAGGCCCTGCTCGCCCGCTTCGGCTCCTTTGCCGAAGTGCTGGCAGCCCCTGAAAAGCTGCTAATGGAAACTCCCGGCATCGGCCAATCGGTGGCCACCGAACTCAAGCTTGTCCGGGCGGCCGCCGCCAAGTTCACCTCGGATCAGGTCAAGGATCGGCCTGTGCTGTCTTCTTGGAATGCGGTGCTTGACCATTGCCGCACAACCATGGCCTACAATGACATCGAGCAGTTCCGGATCATCTTTCTTGACAAGAAGAACAAGCTGATCGCCGACGAGGTGCAACAGACCGGCACGGTGGACCATACACCGGTCTACATCCGCGAAGTCGTCAAGCGGGCCCTCGAGCTGTCCGCCACGGCGATCATCATGGTCCACAATCACCCCAGCGGCGACCCGACTCCCTCACGCGCAGACATCGACATGACCAAGCAGGTTGCCGATGCCGCCGAACCTCTGGGTGTCCTTTTGCACGATCACATCATCGTTGCGCGCAGTGGTCACGTCAGTTTTCGCTCGCTTGGGTTGATCTGA